A window of the Gossypium hirsutum isolate 1008001.06 chromosome A05, Gossypium_hirsutum_v2.1, whole genome shotgun sequence genome harbors these coding sequences:
- the LOC121229454 gene encoding B3 domain-containing protein REM16 isoform X1 translates to MGDSCKDCRSREEEIFWTHFQCIHFSQFLRGDFLHQLEIPEKFAKNIRKKLPETVTVKGPSGIIWDLGLTADGDTLFFNDGWRNFVLDHSLEENDLLIFKYNGLSHFDVLMFEGQSLCEKGSSYFVRKCVHPESENGYQNKRKIDENPDEIVHNSSRCGLESSPEKSTNNEIGTAPSRGPINTAPTNKKTRYAGSSTKSIYARHLGRKERCTFPGEVKFETEFDGAIMDEGDFSPPPTCDNGPLTQFEKANAVAKAQEALTRDGFMVVMKPTHVWRRFYMAIPVAWTAKHHLKENTDIILRINKRTWRTRYNYHKNRDCGGLSGGWKCFVNDNNLIEHDVCVFEPSNIGGKSIILDVIIIRVMDSAVQAPVPLTITHPASC, encoded by the exons ATGGGAGATTCTTGTAAGGATTGTAGAAGCAGGGAAGAGGAAATCTTTTGGACCCATTTTCAGTGCATTCATTTCTCTCAATTTCTCCGTGGTGATTTTCTTCATCAGCTT GAAATACCAGAAAAATTCGCTAAGAATATTAGGAAAAAGCTTCCTGAAACCGTCACTGTTAAAGGTCCTAGCGGTATCATATGGGATCTAGGACTGACTGCAGATGGTGATACCTTGTTCTTCAACGATGGATGGAGAAATTTTGTACTAGACCATTCTTTGGAAGAGAATGACTTGTTGATCTTCAAGTACAATGGGTTGTCCCATTTTGATGTTCTTATGTTTGAGGGCCAGAGCTTGTGTGAGAAGGGATCTTCTTATTTTGTGAGGAAGTGTGTGCATCCGGAATCGGAGAATGGATACCAAAATAAACGAAAGATTGATGAGAACCCTGATGAAATTGTGCACAACTCTTCACGGTGTGGTCTAGAAAGCAGTCCCGAGAAATCTACTAACAATGAAATTGGCACAGCGCCATCAAGGGGACCTATCAACACTGCACCTACTAATAAGAAGACGCGGTATGCAGGTTCTTCTACTAAATCGATCTATGCTAGGCACCTTGGACGCAAAGAACGTTGTACTTTTCCTGGAGAAGTGAAGTTCGAAACTG AGTTTGATGGTGCAATAATGGATGAAGGTGACTTTAGCCCTCCCCCTACATGTGATAACGGGCCTTTGACTCAATTCGAGAAAGCAAATGCTGTTGCAAAGGCACAGGAAGCATTAACCAGAGATGGTTTTATGGTGGTTATGAAGCCTACACATGTATGGAGACGGTTTTACATG GCAATCCCTGTTGCCTGGACGGCTAAACATCACTTAAAAGAAAACACAGATATCATTCTACGCATTAACAAGCGTACATGGAGGACCAGATATAATTATCACAAAAATCGTGATTGTGGAGGGCTTTCTGGTGGTTGGAAGTGTTTTGTGAATGACAATAATTTAATAGAACATGATGTGTGTGTATTTGAGCCTTCCAATATAGGAGGAAAATCTATCATCCTGGATGTTATCATCATTCGGGTTATGGACTCAGCAGTTCAAGCACCGGTTCCTCTGACCATAACACACCCTGCCTCTTGCTAA
- the LOC121229454 gene encoding B3 domain-containing protein REM16 isoform X2, with protein MGDSCKDCRSREEEIFWTHFQCIHFSQFLRGDFLHQLEIPEKFAKNIRKKLPETVTVKGPSGIIWDLGLTADGDTLFFNDGWRNFVLDHSLEENDLLIFKYNGLSHFDVLMFEGQSLCEKGSSYFVRKCVHPESENGYQNKRKIDENPDEIVHNSSRCGLESSPEKSTNNEIGTAPSRGPINTAPTNKKTRYAGSSTKSIYARHLGRKERCTFPGEVKFETGDFSPPPTCDNGPLTQFEKANAVAKAQEALTRDGFMVVMKPTHVWRRFYMAIPVAWTAKHHLKENTDIILRINKRTWRTRYNYHKNRDCGGLSGGWKCFVNDNNLIEHDVCVFEPSNIGGKSIILDVIIIRVMDSAVQAPVPLTITHPASC; from the exons ATGGGAGATTCTTGTAAGGATTGTAGAAGCAGGGAAGAGGAAATCTTTTGGACCCATTTTCAGTGCATTCATTTCTCTCAATTTCTCCGTGGTGATTTTCTTCATCAGCTT GAAATACCAGAAAAATTCGCTAAGAATATTAGGAAAAAGCTTCCTGAAACCGTCACTGTTAAAGGTCCTAGCGGTATCATATGGGATCTAGGACTGACTGCAGATGGTGATACCTTGTTCTTCAACGATGGATGGAGAAATTTTGTACTAGACCATTCTTTGGAAGAGAATGACTTGTTGATCTTCAAGTACAATGGGTTGTCCCATTTTGATGTTCTTATGTTTGAGGGCCAGAGCTTGTGTGAGAAGGGATCTTCTTATTTTGTGAGGAAGTGTGTGCATCCGGAATCGGAGAATGGATACCAAAATAAACGAAAGATTGATGAGAACCCTGATGAAATTGTGCACAACTCTTCACGGTGTGGTCTAGAAAGCAGTCCCGAGAAATCTACTAACAATGAAATTGGCACAGCGCCATCAAGGGGACCTATCAACACTGCACCTACTAATAAGAAGACGCGGTATGCAGGTTCTTCTACTAAATCGATCTATGCTAGGCACCTTGGACGCAAAGAACGTTGTACTTTTCCTGGAGAAGTGAAGTTCGAAACTG GTGACTTTAGCCCTCCCCCTACATGTGATAACGGGCCTTTGACTCAATTCGAGAAAGCAAATGCTGTTGCAAAGGCACAGGAAGCATTAACCAGAGATGGTTTTATGGTGGTTATGAAGCCTACACATGTATGGAGACGGTTTTACATG GCAATCCCTGTTGCCTGGACGGCTAAACATCACTTAAAAGAAAACACAGATATCATTCTACGCATTAACAAGCGTACATGGAGGACCAGATATAATTATCACAAAAATCGTGATTGTGGAGGGCTTTCTGGTGGTTGGAAGTGTTTTGTGAATGACAATAATTTAATAGAACATGATGTGTGTGTATTTGAGCCTTCCAATATAGGAGGAAAATCTATCATCCTGGATGTTATCATCATTCGGGTTATGGACTCAGCAGTTCAAGCACCGGTTCCTCTGACCATAACACACCCTGCCTCTTGCTAA